A DNA window from Aureibaculum sp. 2308TA14-22 contains the following coding sequences:
- a CDS encoding DUF4331 family protein produces the protein MKKMKISIGIGVLAVVGLLTIAADHIDAPDVKGGTSDITDFYAFQGQDTDNVVFVANVQGLLSPSATGNASFDENVLVEFNIDTNADNVEDMVIQAIPRDGKMYFFGPMAPSAPGLNSTILTNATQSSVDITPYGSSAITATNAGMTYFAGPRDDPFFMDFAQYGEIIAGNATSFNDPGADTFAGTNVMSIVVEVPKSAVGGSGSINTWVESKRKQ, from the coding sequence ATGAAAAAAATGAAAATTAGTATTGGAATTGGAGTACTGGCAGTGGTCGGACTTCTAACAATTGCGGCGGATCATATCGATGCTCCAGACGTAAAAGGTGGTACAAGTGATATCACAGATTTTTATGCCTTTCAAGGGCAAGACACCGACAATGTTGTATTTGTGGCGAATGTACAAGGATTATTAAGTCCAAGTGCTACTGGAAATGCCTCATTTGATGAAAATGTATTGGTTGAATTTAACATTGATACCAATGCAGACAATGTTGAGGATATGGTAATACAAGCAATACCAAGAGACGGTAAAATGTACTTTTTTGGCCCCATGGCACCTAGTGCCCCTGGTTTAAACAGTACTATTTTAACAAACGCAACGCAATCTTCTGTTGACATTACGCCTTACGGTTCAAGTGCCATTACAGCAACGAATGCAGGAATGACTTATTTCGCGGGACCTCGTGACGATCCTTTCTTTATGGATTTTGCTCAATACGGTGAAATCATCGCGGGTAATGCTACATCTTTTAATGACCCTGGAGCGGATACTTTTGCCGGTACCAATGTAATGTCTATTGTGGTAGAAGTACCTAAATCGGCCGTTGGCGGTTCAGGTTCTATTAATACATGGGTAGAATCTAAAAGAAAACAATAA
- a CDS encoding DinB family protein: MKQFLVTLLLFTYIFTNAQEMKTSELPYAEIPDYPEKYTATTVAARMIDGLGFRYYWATEGLRAEDLAYKPSEKGRTSRQTIDHIYDLSKVIVNATTKTPNGDSEKDTLSFDEIRKATLLNLKKASDILLEAESLEDFKIIFKNDYGTSEYPFWNNINGPIEDAVWHAGQIVVLRRASGNPFNSKVSVFSGKVRK; the protein is encoded by the coding sequence ATGAAACAATTCTTAGTTACACTACTACTTTTTACTTACATATTTACAAATGCTCAAGAGATGAAAACTTCAGAATTACCCTATGCAGAAATCCCTGACTATCCTGAAAAATACACGGCAACAACGGTCGCTGCAAGAATGATTGATGGTTTGGGTTTTAGATACTACTGGGCAACCGAAGGTTTGCGAGCAGAAGATTTGGCTTATAAACCAAGCGAAAAAGGAAGAACTAGCAGACAAACTATAGATCATATTTATGATTTGTCTAAAGTAATTGTAAATGCTACTACAAAAACTCCCAATGGTGATTCTGAAAAAGACACATTAAGTTTTGACGAAATACGAAAAGCCACGTTGTTAAACTTAAAAAAGGCTAGCGATATTTTACTGGAAGCCGAATCACTGGAAGATTTTAAAATCATTTTTAAAAATGATTATGGCACTTCCGAATATCCATTTTGGAACAATATTAATGGACCAATAGAAGACGCTGTTTGGCATGCTGGACAAATTGTGGTATTGAGAAGAGCATCTGGAAACCCTTTTAATTCGAAGGTCAGTGTTTTTAGTGGTAAGGTTAGGAAGTAA
- a CDS encoding YpdA family putative bacillithiol disulfide reductase produces the protein MKKTLDVLIIGAGPIGIACGLEAKKKQLTYTIIEKGVLVNSLYHYPSNMTFFSTSEKLEIDEIPFISSNPKPNKKEALEYYRRIVSSNKLNVNLFEKVETVNSKNGIYKVKTNKNNYQAENIIIATGFYDIPNYINVPGEDLPKVFHYYNDPHYFSEQDVIVVGASNSAVDAALEIYRKGGRVTMVIRGKAIGERVKYWVRPDIVNRIEEGSIKAYYEAEIKEIQEDKVIVSTKQGKEITLKNDFVIALTGYRPNFKFLKNIGINLSNDGLQKPVYNPKTMESNLKGVYLAGVICGGIETHKWFIENSRIHAQLIINTITK, from the coding sequence ATGAAAAAGACTTTGGACGTTTTAATTATCGGGGCGGGTCCAATCGGAATTGCTTGCGGTTTAGAAGCAAAGAAAAAACAATTGACCTATACTATTATTGAAAAAGGCGTTTTAGTGAATTCATTGTATCACTACCCCAGTAACATGACATTTTTTTCAACCTCTGAAAAATTAGAAATTGACGAAATACCATTTATAAGCAGTAACCCAAAACCTAACAAAAAGGAGGCGTTAGAATATTACAGACGCATAGTATCTTCAAACAAACTCAATGTAAATTTATTTGAGAAAGTAGAAACGGTAAATTCAAAAAACGGTATTTACAAAGTAAAAACAAACAAAAATAATTATCAGGCAGAGAATATTATTATCGCAACCGGATTTTATGATATTCCAAATTATATAAATGTCCCAGGTGAGGATTTGCCGAAAGTTTTTCATTATTACAATGACCCACATTATTTTTCTGAACAAGATGTGATAGTTGTGGGTGCAAGCAATTCTGCCGTTGATGCAGCTTTAGAAATTTATAGAAAAGGTGGAAGGGTAACTATGGTTATCCGAGGAAAAGCAATTGGCGAAAGGGTAAAATATTGGGTCAGGCCCGATATTGTAAATAGAATTGAAGAAGGTAGTATCAAAGCCTATTACGAAGCTGAAATTAAAGAAATACAAGAGGACAAAGTAATTGTTTCCACAAAACAAGGAAAAGAAATTACATTGAAAAATGATTTTGTAATTGCTTTAACAGGTTATCGCCCAAATTTTAAATTCTTAAAGAATATTGGTATAAATTTATCTAATGACGGTCTTCAAAAACCGGTTTACAATCCTAAAACTATGGAAAGTAATTTAAAAGGAGTCTATTTGGCTGGAGTGATTTGCGGTGGTATTGAAACACATAAATGGTTTATTGAGAATTCAAGAATTCATGCTCAACTAATTATTAATACTATTACAAAATAA
- a CDS encoding YdeI/OmpD-associated family protein: MTELSELYFKTDIEWRKWLAENHSSVKGVYLIFYKVESKKPSMRWEEAVKVALCFGWIDSTVKKLDDERRRQYFCPRNAKSVWSKLNKTYIKELTKNGLIHKSGIEKIRIAKKNGSWTALDDVENLIIPEELRLAFDKNSLAFENYKNFAPSYRKSYLYWLNQAKRKQTREKRIEQIIQFCEKNIKTRNTWQ, translated from the coding sequence ATGACTGAACTCTCTGAGCTTTATTTTAAAACAGATATTGAATGGCGAAAATGGTTAGCAGAAAATCATTCTTCGGTTAAGGGAGTTTATCTTATCTTTTATAAAGTAGAAAGTAAAAAGCCGAGTATGCGTTGGGAAGAAGCCGTTAAAGTTGCGTTATGCTTTGGTTGGATAGATTCCACCGTTAAAAAACTAGATGATGAACGCAGACGGCAATATTTTTGCCCAAGAAACGCAAAAAGTGTTTGGAGTAAGTTAAATAAAACCTATATAAAAGAGTTAACTAAAAATGGCTTAATACATAAAAGTGGCATAGAAAAAATAAGAATTGCGAAGAAAAATGGTTCTTGGACAGCCTTAGATGATGTTGAAAATTTAATTATTCCCGAAGAATTACGACTGGCTTTTGATAAGAATTCATTGGCGTTTGAAAACTACAAAAACTTTGCACCTAGTTATCGCAAGAGTTATTTGTATTGGTTAAATCAGGCTAAACGAAAGCAGACACGCGAAAAAAGAATTGAGCAAATTATTCAATTTTGTGAGAAAAATATAAAAACACGTAATACTTGGCAATAA
- a CDS encoding hydroxymethylglutaryl-CoA lyase, translated as MSQPKIIECPRDAMQGIKPFIETDTKATYINQLLKVGFDTVDFGSFVSPKAIPQMRDTAEVLSKLELSKTKSKLLAIVANVRGANDASQFEEIDYLGYPFSISENFQMRNTGKTIAESVLILEEILSIAHKTNKEVVAYLSMGFGNPYGDPWNVDIVADWTQKMAKMGVKIISLSDTIGSSTPDIIEYLFSNLIPIYPKIEFGAHLHTTPTTWKEKVHAAYISGCNRFDSAIKGYGGCPMAKDELTGNMPTEKLVSYFKGQNVDLGLNNNEFKAAYNRSGKVFL; from the coding sequence ATGAGCCAACCAAAAATAATAGAATGTCCTAGAGACGCTATGCAAGGTATTAAACCGTTTATAGAGACGGATACCAAGGCAACTTATATCAATCAACTACTAAAAGTTGGCTTTGATACTGTTGATTTTGGCAGTTTTGTTTCGCCGAAAGCTATTCCGCAAATGCGTGATACGGCTGAGGTACTTTCCAAATTGGAACTAAGTAAAACCAAAAGTAAGTTGTTAGCCATCGTGGCCAATGTAAGAGGAGCAAATGACGCTTCTCAATTTGAAGAAATTGATTATTTAGGTTATCCATTTTCCATTTCTGAAAATTTTCAAATGCGGAATACAGGTAAAACTATAGCTGAATCAGTTTTGATTTTAGAAGAAATTTTAAGCATTGCACATAAAACCAATAAAGAAGTGGTGGCTTATCTATCAATGGGATTTGGAAATCCTTACGGAGACCCGTGGAATGTTGATATTGTGGCAGATTGGACTCAAAAAATGGCGAAAATGGGCGTCAAAATAATTTCCTTGTCGGATACAATTGGTAGTTCTACGCCAGATATTATTGAGTATTTATTTTCGAATTTAATACCGATATATCCCAAAATAGAATTTGGAGCTCATCTGCATACCACTCCTACAACTTGGAAAGAAAAAGTGCATGCGGCTTATATTTCAGGATGTAACCGATTTGATAGTGCCATCAAAGGTTATGGTGGTTGCCCTATGGCAAAAGATGAATTGACCGGTAATATGCCAACCGAAAAATTAGTATCTTATTTTAAAGGACAAAATGTTGATTTGGGTTTGAACAATAACGAATTTAAAGCGGCTTACAACCGATCTGGAAAAGTATTTTTATAA
- a CDS encoding DUF4331 family protein: protein MTIALLSSVVFISCDNGDDDMKEPMGPDFSGTYVQADQMARPAINTVFVSAAEKDMFNTTAPKDQGAAFASKFEAGLKALSPAYANDGDKNALGLDAPSFAGVLATDVLTLSLDGTTTFYDGTNVLTGRALADDVITVELLLIFGGEDFSENPNLSDDHVDANDKAFLTSFPYLASPW, encoded by the coding sequence ATGACCATCGCGTTGTTATCAAGCGTTGTTTTTATTAGCTGTGATAATGGTGATGATGATATGAAAGAACCGATGGGCCCTGATTTTTCAGGAACGTATGTACAAGCAGACCAGATGGCAAGACCTGCAATTAATACAGTTTTTGTTAGTGCGGCCGAAAAAGACATGTTTAATACAACAGCACCAAAAGATCAAGGAGCTGCCTTTGCATCAAAATTTGAAGCTGGGTTAAAAGCATTAAGCCCTGCTTATGCCAATGATGGAGATAAAAATGCATTAGGGTTAGATGCTCCTTCTTTTGCAGGAGTGTTGGCAACGGATGTTTTGACCTTATCGTTAGATGGTACAACTACCTTTTACGATGGTACAAATGTGCTTACAGGTAGAGCCCTAGCCGATGACGTAATTACCGTAGAGTTATTACTGATTTTTGGAGGAGAAGACTTTTCTGAGAATCCTAATTTATCCGATGACCATGTGGATGCTAATGACAAAGCATTTTTAACATCTTTCCCTTACTTGGCTTCGCCATGGTAA